A region from the Acidiferrobacter sp. SPIII_3 genome encodes:
- a CDS encoding ABC transporter permease, with translation MKDWKRWISLYVRLIFLHIRSQFEFPGDFWIGVLGSALKQVTGLIFLGALFAHIPAIAGWSRWQVAFLFAMILIPQGIADVAAAGPWTLRTLVSHGAFDRVLLSPAPPLLVVLTKISNFHQGAATGLLGVALVMVSSAHLHLAWDVAHAMYFGCALISGTVIVSAVNLAANSYVFWEPTPTSAVPFFVNNIAEIAKFPMSAYGKTVQFALTYIVPFAAVSYYPGRILLGKSPLNLGAFAYTLFMALATSIVAYGIWTRGLRRYQSTGH, from the coding sequence ATGAAGGACTGGAAGCGCTGGATCTCCTTGTATGTGAGGCTCATTTTCCTGCACATTCGCTCGCAGTTCGAGTTTCCGGGGGATTTTTGGATTGGGGTACTCGGTTCAGCGCTCAAGCAGGTCACGGGGTTGATCTTCCTGGGGGCGCTTTTTGCGCACATCCCGGCCATTGCCGGATGGAGTCGGTGGCAGGTCGCGTTTCTGTTTGCCATGATTCTGATACCCCAAGGCATCGCCGATGTTGCTGCGGCGGGCCCCTGGACCCTACGGACGCTCGTAAGTCATGGGGCCTTTGATCGCGTCTTGCTAAGCCCGGCCCCACCCCTGCTTGTGGTGTTGACTAAAATATCAAACTTCCATCAAGGCGCGGCGACCGGCCTCCTGGGTGTCGCGCTCGTTATGGTCAGCAGCGCTCATCTTCATCTGGCTTGGGACGTCGCGCACGCTATGTATTTTGGCTGCGCGCTCATAAGCGGCACGGTCATAGTCTCTGCGGTGAATCTGGCCGCGAACAGCTATGTGTTCTGGGAGCCCACACCCACGAGCGCCGTGCCGTTCTTTGTCAATAACATCGCCGAGATCGCCAAGTTTCCGATGAGCGCCTATGGTAAAACCGTGCAGTTTGCCCTGACCTACATCGTGCCATTTGCGGCGGTCAGCTATTACCCTGGGCGGATTTTGCTCGGTAAGTCGCCGCTTAATTTGGGGGCCTTCGCCTATACGCTCTTCATGGCGTTGGCGACCAGTATCGTGGCCTATGGCATCTGGACGCGCGGTCTCCGTCGTTACCAAAGCACGGGGCACTGA
- a CDS encoding adenylyl-sulfate reductase — protein MIASNPFAELAAIIPPTAMQAYVLLMLLLVVAGTILDMRHKKSARYFFENARKARKNATRTLSTGEKSTLALKTVAKEVLASGEFDNSKRRISHLFTMYGFMIFVVTTAILIFGYPTLSDPAPSILPLLWRLGAAMLCLGGYWFWFSIRVDVASEGVKWYHLNGRGDLFIVGLLGMATFALLWSFTTGLGALNMLFFVLFIAFSTLLFGSVYWSKFAHMFFKPAAAFQKRVIKADGSRENMPAIYDLSDPEVQARFPDIPTYMGANPPNMGLGIKREAANHF, from the coding sequence ATGATCGCTAGCAACCCCTTCGCCGAGCTCGCCGCCATAATACCCCCGACTGCCATGCAGGCATACGTCCTGCTGATGCTCCTACTGGTGGTCGCCGGGACCATACTCGACATGCGTCACAAGAAAAGCGCGCGGTACTTTTTCGAGAATGCCAGGAAGGCAAGAAAGAACGCGACGCGCACGCTAAGTACCGGTGAAAAAAGCACGCTGGCCTTGAAGACCGTCGCCAAGGAGGTGCTGGCCTCGGGTGAATTCGACAATTCGAAGCGCCGCATTTCCCACCTCTTCACGATGTACGGCTTCATGATTTTTGTCGTCACCACAGCGATATTGATCTTTGGCTATCCGACCTTGAGCGATCCGGCGCCGAGCATCCTGCCGTTGCTTTGGCGTCTGGGCGCGGCCATGCTGTGCCTGGGGGGTTACTGGTTCTGGTTCAGCATCCGTGTCGACGTCGCCAGCGAGGGCGTCAAGTGGTATCACCTCAACGGGCGCGGCGACCTATTCATCGTAGGCCTGCTTGGCATGGCCACCTTCGCACTGCTCTGGTCTTTCACTACGGGACTCGGCGCGCTGAACATGCTGTTCTTCGTGTTGTTCATCGCCTTCAGCACCCTGCTATTTGGCTCGGTGTACTGGTCCAAGTTTGCGCACATGTTCTTCAAGCCCGCGGCCGCGTTCCAGAAGCGCGTTATCAAGGCGGATGGCTCGAGGGAAAACATGCCCGCAATCTACGATTTGTCGGATCCTGAAGTGCAGGCAAGGTTTCCGGATATCCCGACCTACATGGGCGCCAACCCGCCCAATATGGGATTGGGAATCAAGCGTGAAGCGGCCAACCATTTTTAA
- the aprA gene encoding adenylyl-sulfate reductase subunit alpha produces MAYNTVVEDNIDILVVGAGLGGTGAAWEARYWGQDKKIVIAEKANMDRSGAVAQGLYAINCYMGTRWGENKPEDHVRYARMDLMGMVREDLLFDMARHVDSAVHQFEEWGLPIMRDPKTGAYQREGRWQIMIHGESYKPIVAEAAKKSADKVFNRICITHLLMDDAKENRVAGAVGFNVRTGDYHVFKSKTVIVGAGGASNIFKPRSVGEGAGRVWYAPWSSGSAYALMIQAGAKMTQMENRIVLARFKDGYGPVGAYFLHLKTYTQNCNGEEYESKWFPALTEMVGKEYLDTEGQHLSHKPIPTCLRNHAFISEVNAGRGPIHMVTMEAFQDPHLEEIGWHNFLGMTVGQAVLWAATDVNPRYENPELTTSEPYVMGSHATGCGAWCSGPEDISPPEYYWGYNRMTTVEGLFGAGDAVGGTPHAFSSGSFTEGRLAAKAACKYIDDGKAEGIQISDAQIQRRGEEIFKPMEHYRINRNEITAGSVNPHYINPRQGLDRLQKLMDEYCAGATVNYMTNDKLLQIGLKKLKIMEEDLEKIAAEDIHELLRAWELKHRHLTSEAVMQHTLFRKETRWPGYYYRGDAMKLDDANWHVLTVSRRNPETGEYTMEKAPCYHLAGKDE; encoded by the coding sequence ATGGCTTACAACACGGTTGTCGAAGACAACATCGACATCCTCGTCGTAGGAGCGGGCCTAGGCGGCACGGGTGCCGCGTGGGAAGCGCGCTACTGGGGGCAGGACAAGAAGATCGTCATCGCCGAAAAGGCCAACATGGACCGTTCGGGCGCGGTGGCCCAGGGCCTCTACGCAATCAACTGTTACATGGGCACGCGCTGGGGCGAGAACAAGCCTGAAGATCACGTCCGTTACGCACGGATGGACCTGATGGGTATGGTGCGCGAAGACCTGCTGTTCGATATGGCGCGTCACGTTGATTCAGCCGTTCACCAGTTCGAAGAGTGGGGTCTGCCGATAATGCGCGACCCCAAGACCGGCGCTTATCAGCGCGAAGGGCGTTGGCAGATCATGATTCACGGCGAATCCTACAAGCCGATCGTCGCCGAGGCCGCCAAGAAATCCGCCGACAAGGTCTTCAACCGGATCTGTATCACCCATCTGCTGATGGATGACGCCAAGGAGAATCGCGTGGCCGGCGCAGTCGGCTTTAACGTCCGCACCGGTGACTACCATGTCTTCAAGTCCAAGACGGTGATTGTCGGTGCGGGCGGAGCCTCCAACATATTCAAGCCGCGCTCAGTCGGTGAAGGCGCAGGCCGCGTCTGGTATGCGCCGTGGTCATCGGGTTCAGCCTACGCCCTGATGATCCAGGCGGGCGCGAAAATGACCCAGATGGAAAACCGTATCGTACTGGCGCGATTCAAGGACGGTTACGGTCCGGTGGGAGCGTACTTCCTGCACCTCAAGACCTACACGCAGAACTGCAATGGCGAAGAGTACGAGTCGAAGTGGTTCCCGGCGCTGACTGAAATGGTCGGCAAGGAATATCTGGATACCGAAGGCCAGCACTTGTCCCACAAACCTATTCCGACCTGTCTGCGCAACCACGCATTCATCTCCGAGGTGAACGCCGGCCGCGGTCCTATCCATATGGTGACGATGGAGGCCTTCCAGGATCCGCACCTTGAGGAGATCGGCTGGCATAACTTCCTCGGCATGACCGTGGGTCAGGCCGTACTGTGGGCGGCGACTGATGTCAACCCGAGGTATGAAAACCCGGAACTGACCACCTCCGAGCCGTATGTGATGGGCTCGCACGCCACCGGTTGCGGCGCCTGGTGTTCAGGCCCGGAGGACATTTCCCCTCCGGAGTACTACTGGGGCTACAACCGCATGACCACGGTTGAAGGCCTGTTCGGCGCGGGCGACGCCGTCGGTGGTACGCCGCACGCGTTCTCGTCGGGCTCGTTTACCGAAGGCCGTCTGGCCGCCAAGGCCGCGTGCAAATACATCGACGACGGCAAGGCCGAGGGCATCCAGATTTCCGACGCGCAGATCCAACGCCGTGGGGAAGAAATCTTCAAGCCGATGGAGCATTACAGGATCAACCGCAACGAAATCACGGCGGGTAGCGTCAACCCGCACTACATCAACCCCAGACAAGGTCTGGACCGTCTGCAGAAATTGATGGACGAGTACTGCGCAGGGGCGACGGTCAACTACATGACCAACGACAAACTGCTGCAGATCGGCCTGAAAAAACTCAAGATCATGGAAGAAGACCTTGAGAAGATCGCCGCCGAGGACATCCACGAGCTCTTGCGCGCCTGGGAACTGAAGCACCGCCACCTCACCTCCGAAGCGGTCATGCAACACACCCTGTTCCGCAAGGAAACCCGCTGGCCAGGTTACTACTACCGGGGGGACGCGATGAAGCTCGACGATGCAAACTGGCACGTCCTCACCGTATCGCGTCGCAATCCCGAGACCGGCGAATACACCATGGAAAAGGCCCCATGCTACCACTTGGCCGGCAAGGACGAGTGA
- a CDS encoding RtcB family protein: MTYRNINDVRYVSVRCRNGKDIVMFTPELIAQYLIDSPLLPELLDIAALPSLGATLYVYPDASMKTFGWPSGLLATTVGSGGYIYPAAMPDASDAFLVAALDAHIDSIDSRTARQIFYDLEETLRTPRVLPGEHKFGLRRARSSTKQKQIELGNLSWLPEKVQRQVLASYGVAYGHFVELRIVRSIVNSDPNLRRTLTEGQIVAIVHMGAGPIADYITFEVGEKMVERNIAKEDIPRDMIRKGYYGAPRTSDLGREYLYGYERGASYAFRNRLLILDKIATVVGRFTEWREKHPAILSHKVHSGIERGRDHGIPIMRSFRGVQAFSNTEDATAREYGWYLFVAGGLLSPSYLVSEGEYGSLFLNRCSHGIPAWEMLSRGEDGSSDTEGMGNGEVLTNAVIEPGQRQRDCRNGDLVMQYLANSLAVNVVASLSPFMSFHFNGVRTEPANRQHESENT, from the coding sequence TTGACATACAGAAACATCAACGATGTGCGGTATGTGTCAGTCCGCTGCCGTAATGGAAAAGATATTGTCATGTTCACCCCTGAACTTATTGCGCAATATTTGATTGACTCACCGCTCCTTCCTGAGCTGTTAGATATAGCCGCGTTGCCGTCTCTCGGTGCTACACTATATGTGTATCCAGATGCATCCATGAAGACATTCGGATGGCCGTCTGGCTTGTTGGCCACGACAGTGGGAAGTGGAGGTTACATATATCCGGCTGCGATGCCAGATGCGTCTGACGCCTTTCTTGTGGCTGCCCTAGACGCACATATTGACAGTATTGACTCCCGCACTGCGAGGCAGATATTTTACGATCTTGAAGAGACTCTTAGGACGCCGCGTGTATTACCTGGCGAGCACAAATTTGGGCTGCGGCGAGCGCGATCATCCACCAAACAGAAGCAGATCGAATTGGGCAACCTATCCTGGCTACCGGAGAAGGTGCAGAGGCAAGTTCTTGCTAGCTATGGTGTGGCGTATGGCCATTTTGTAGAATTACGCATAGTACGGAGCATAGTCAATAGCGACCCGAACCTCAGAAGAACACTGACAGAGGGCCAAATAGTCGCAATCGTACACATGGGGGCTGGTCCTATAGCGGACTATATTACGTTTGAGGTTGGCGAGAAAATGGTGGAAAGAAATATTGCCAAAGAGGATATACCGCGTGACATGATCCGCAAGGGCTATTATGGCGCGCCAAGGACATCTGACTTAGGGCGGGAGTATCTTTACGGGTATGAGCGCGGAGCATCGTACGCATTTCGCAACAGGCTACTTATATTGGACAAGATCGCCACTGTCGTAGGGAGATTCACAGAATGGCGAGAGAAACACCCCGCTATATTATCGCATAAAGTGCACTCAGGGATTGAGCGAGGGAGGGATCATGGAATTCCGATAATGCGGAGCTTCCGAGGCGTGCAAGCATTCTCAAATACCGAGGATGCGACCGCCCGCGAATATGGCTGGTATCTATTCGTAGCGGGCGGTCTTTTGAGTCCGAGTTATTTGGTTTCCGAGGGCGAGTATGGAAGCTTGTTTCTGAATCGTTGCTCTCACGGCATCCCGGCATGGGAGATGTTATCGCGTGGTGAGGACGGTTCGAGCGATACTGAAGGTATGGGAAACGGAGAAGTATTGACGAATGCCGTTATCGAGCCAGGACAACGCCAAAGGGACTGCCGTAATGGCGATCTCGTAATGCAATATCTGGCGAACAGTCTGGCCGTAAATGTGGTGGCGAGCTTGTCACCATTTATGTCATTTCATTTTAATGGCGTTCGTACTGAGCCGGCTAACAGGCAGCACGAATCGGAGAATACCTGA
- a CDS encoding ABC-2 family transporter protein, with translation MASYGALVRAAFLDGMARRRTALFAFLGNLAWLVIPYSIWREAYSSVHRVGGFDWGQMRTYLVWSFLINGLLTFRVETQLFNRVRTGEILMELIRPIDLQKGRLAMVVGGILADGLFSIPSMLVLAGIFLRPLAPVSVEAGAAFGVSVVLGFVVKFLISYLTAAVSLWTENIVGLVWLRNAVTDVLSGAVVPLVLLPPALATVAAWSPFEAIVYIPLSVYLGHVAPLSALAAQAAWVVVLWLLARAVWSVGLTRLTVLGG, from the coding sequence ATGGCATCGTATGGGGCCCTGGTGCGCGCGGCATTCCTGGATGGAATGGCGCGCCGGCGAACGGCCCTGTTTGCCTTTCTCGGCAATCTCGCCTGGCTTGTCATTCCGTATTCCATCTGGCGCGAAGCCTATTCGTCGGTCCATCGCGTCGGCGGTTTCGACTGGGGGCAGATGCGTACCTATCTGGTGTGGTCTTTCCTTATCAACGGGCTGCTGACGTTTCGGGTCGAGACCCAGCTCTTCAATCGGGTACGCACCGGCGAAATCCTGATGGAACTGATTCGGCCGATAGATCTCCAGAAGGGGCGTCTGGCGATGGTCGTGGGCGGCATTCTGGCCGATGGTCTCTTCAGTATCCCGTCCATGCTTGTGCTGGCGGGGATATTTCTGCGCCCGTTAGCGCCAGTGTCGGTCGAAGCCGGTGCGGCATTCGGTGTGAGTGTGGTGCTAGGGTTCGTGGTAAAGTTTTTGATCAGCTATCTCACGGCCGCAGTGTCGCTTTGGACGGAAAACATCGTGGGCCTTGTCTGGCTGCGCAACGCCGTTACGGATGTCTTGTCGGGCGCCGTGGTCCCGCTCGTATTGTTGCCGCCTGCGCTTGCCACGGTCGCTGCGTGGTCGCCATTTGAGGCGATCGTCTACATCCCGCTGTCCGTTTACCTGGGGCACGTAGCGCCTCTGTCGGCGCTTGCCGCGCAGGCCGCCTGGGTAGTGGTCTTGTGGTTGCTGGCGAGGGCCGTGTGGTCGGTCGGCCTAACGCGTCTCACGGTCCTTGGGGGTTAA
- a CDS encoding peptidylprolyl isomerase has protein sequence MKAIIEENKYVELTYKVIDQKTRQVLTQVEFPLGYVHGVTEILSPRVMDVLEGKSEGDIVEVHIDCNDIYGPRDEALVVIEPIGNVPEAYRKVGTAILMENDNGQTKSFLVTRLDARTVTIDGNNPLCGREVIFKLEIVMVRDATDEEIQYGGKLEAAPDLNNCRAVPV, from the coding sequence ATGAAAGCCATCATCGAAGAGAACAAATATGTCGAACTGACATACAAGGTCATCGACCAGAAAACGCGCCAGGTTCTGACGCAGGTCGAGTTTCCTCTTGGCTATGTCCATGGCGTCACCGAGATATTGTCGCCCCGGGTCATGGACGTGCTGGAAGGCAAATCCGAGGGCGATATCGTCGAAGTGCACATAGATTGCAACGACATCTATGGCCCCCGGGACGAAGCACTGGTGGTTATTGAACCCATCGGGAATGTCCCCGAGGCATACCGTAAAGTCGGCACGGCCATCCTGATGGAAAACGACAACGGTCAAACCAAGAGTTTTCTGGTGACCCGACTGGACGCCAGAACGGTGACGATCGACGGCAATAACCCGCTGTGCGGCCGGGAAGTGATTTTCAAGCTTGAGATAGTGATGGTACGTGATGCCACCGACGAGGAAATCCAGTACGGCGGCAAGTTGGAAGCGGCCCCTGACCTGAATAACTGTCGCGCCGTTCCGGTTTGA
- a CDS encoding topoisomerase DNA-binding C4 zinc finger domain-containing protein, producing the protein MPWPHARGHGQNGAFLSCNEYPTCKGTVDLGPDGKPAPVCPADPAHGHMRFFKTGKHGPWFGCKKYPDCRETQDATDAD; encoded by the coding sequence ATGCCATGGCCCCATGCGCGAGGTCACGGGCAAAACGGCGCGTTCTTATCATGCAACGAGTACCCGACGTGTAAGGGGACCGTGGACCTTGGACCGGACGGAAAGCCCGCGCCCGTGTGCCCCGCCGATCCCGCGCATGGGCACATGCGGTTTTTCAAAACCGGGAAGCACGGCCCGTGGTTTGGGTGCAAAAAATACCCAGACTGCCGGGAGACACAAGACGCGACCGACGCGGACTGA
- a CDS encoding Druantia anti-phage system protein DruA, which yields MAETFVDPTRFTGHCYRAAHWIDVGLTTGRGREDRHHERHGASPKRVLVYPLVPDARQRLLQAP from the coding sequence TTGGCTGAGACCTTTGTTGATCCCACACGCTTTACGGGCCACTGCTACCGCGCGGCCCACTGGATCGACGTCGGTCTCACCACGGGCCGCGGCCGTGAGGATCGCCATCACGAACGCCATGGGGCAAGCCCCAAGCGCGTCCTGGTCTACCCGCTGGTGCCCGATGCCCGACAAAGGCTCCTGCAAGCCCCGTAA
- a CDS encoding transposase, with the protein MAPSTLSNCLHRVITRVRTGHTIRGLVTLGADEIAYCKGRKYATIIYDLDRSRVVWVGQGKGRETIDRFFNEQLSDGQKQRIRWASCDRSRAYTGAIQHHCPNATLVIDRFHVVKALNEALDAVRKDEWPRLHWGHSTPLPERHPRDRSLSCGEGLERGA; encoded by the coding sequence ATGGCCCCATCGACGCTCTCTAACTGTCTGCACCGGGTCATCACCCGGGTGCGCACGGGCCACACGATCCGGGGCTTGGTGACCCTCGGAGCCGATGAGATCGCGTATTGCAAAGGCCGGAAATATGCCACGATAATCTACGACTTGGACCGCTCCCGTGTGGTGTGGGTAGGTCAAGGTAAGGGGCGCGAGACCATCGACCGGTTCTTCAACGAACAGTTATCGGATGGCCAGAAGCAGCGCATTCGCTGGGCGAGTTGCGACAGGAGCCGCGCCTACACTGGGGCCATTCAACACCACTGCCCGAACGCCACCCTCGTGATCGATCGCTTTCATGTGGTGAAGGCCTTGAACGAGGCGCTTGATGCCGTCCGGAAAGACGAGTGGCCGCGCCTACACTGGGGCCATTCAACACCACTGCCCGAACGCCACCCTCGTGATCGATCGCTTTCATGTGGTGAAGGCCTTGAACGAGGCGCTTGA
- a CDS encoding type II toxin-antitoxin system RelE/ParE family toxin: MPEEVQDTFGYALYLAQIGGKHEQAKALKGFGSADVQEIVERSEGGSFRAVYTVRFAEAIYVLHCFQKKSTHGIATPKPDIDKIHERLRIAEQHAKGENS, encoded by the coding sequence ATGCCGGAAGAGGTGCAGGACACCTTTGGGTACGCGCTGTACTTGGCGCAGATTGGAGGGAAGCACGAACAGGCCAAAGCGCTCAAAGGCTTCGGATCGGCGGATGTCCAGGAGATTGTGGAGCGGTCGGAGGGCGGCTCGTTTCGGGCGGTCTATACCGTGCGATTCGCCGAGGCTATCTATGTGCTGCATTGTTTCCAGAAGAAATCGACGCACGGGATCGCCACGCCCAAGCCCGACATTGACAAGATTCACGAGCGGTTGCGCATTGCCGAACAGCACGCGAAAGGAGAGAACTCATGA
- the aprB gene encoding adenylyl-sulfate reductase subunit beta, with protein MPTFVYMTRCDGCGYCVDICPSDIMHIDKVTRRAYNIEPNMCWECYSCVKACPQDAIDVRGYADFAPLGHSVRVRRDEEKGVIAWRIKFRNGEKDMELLAPITTKPWGKHIPQLSDVPAPSQAMRDSQLLFNEPKYIRMDEGDLHTLESNGLVMKEGVYY; from the coding sequence ATGCCTACCTTTGTGTACATGACGCGTTGCGATGGCTGCGGATACTGTGTTGATATCTGTCCGTCAGACATCATGCATATCGATAAAGTCACACGGCGTGCCTACAACATCGAGCCGAACATGTGCTGGGAGTGCTACTCGTGCGTCAAGGCCTGCCCGCAGGACGCGATCGATGTGCGCGGCTACGCCGACTTCGCCCCGCTGGGACATTCGGTGCGCGTCCGCCGTGACGAGGAAAAAGGCGTCATTGCCTGGCGCATCAAGTTCCGCAATGGCGAAAAAGACATGGAGCTGCTGGCACCGATCACGACCAAACCCTGGGGCAAACACATCCCTCAACTCTCTGATGTGCCCGCGCCGAGCCAAGCAATGCGTGATAGCCAGTTACTGTTTAACGAGCCCAAATACATTCGCATGGACGAAGGCGATCTGCACACGCTGGAATCGAACGGTCTCGTGATGAAAGAAGGGGTGTACTACTAA
- a CDS encoding transposase yields MPSGKTSGRAYTGAIQHHCPNATLVIDRFHVVKALNEALDAVRKDEWRGLDKRGRQAIKGLRWMLGMHARNRSKKQSRFLNALRTSNRRIHRAWVLKDEFGRIWHFTYPGAARQFLKRWMTAALRSRLPSLKTFVTTVRNHFDNILSFIERPLTNAVGEGINRLLKIVKNRASGFRGLEPFADLIFLTIGDLDIPAHIPSDLRTL; encoded by the coding sequence ATGCCGTCCGGAAAGACGAGTGGCCGCGCCTACACTGGGGCCATTCAACACCACTGCCCGAACGCCACCCTCGTGATCGATCGCTTTCATGTGGTGAAGGCCTTGAACGAGGCGCTTGATGCCGTCCGGAAAGACGAGTGGCGGGGACTGGATAAGCGGGGGCGTCAGGCCATCAAGGGGCTGCGGTGGATGCTCGGGATGCATGCACGCAATCGCTCCAAGAAACAGTCGCGCTTCTTAAACGCGCTACGCACCTCCAACCGGCGCATCCATCGCGCTTGGGTCTTGAAGGATGAGTTCGGGCGCATCTGGCATTTCACATATCCCGGTGCGGCGAGGCAGTTCTTGAAGCGCTGGATGACCGCGGCCTTGAGAAGCCGGCTGCCCTCGCTCAAGACCTTTGTGACCACCGTACGGAACCACTTCGACAATATCCTCTCCTTCATTGAACGCCCGCTCACCAATGCCGTGGGCGAAGGCATCAACCGTCTACTCAAGATCGTGAAGAACCGGGCCTCGGGATTCCGCGGTTTGGAGCCCTTCGCTGACCTGATCTTCCTTACGATCGGAGACCTCGATATCCCTGCGCACATTCCTTCCGATTTGCGTACGCTGTGA
- a CDS encoding ATP-binding cassette domain-containing protein, producing the protein MIEVTDLVRVYRVPNKAPGLAGAMGHVVRPRWRDIVALHGVSLRVEAGERIAFVGPNGAGKSTTLKILTGVLTPTSGSVHVDGLVPWRDRIENNRQIGAIFGHRTQLWWDLPVIESLETIRRLYGVDRAAFEHTMDRLVSVLEIGGLLERPARQLSLGERMRCDLAAALLHEPPILYLDEPTIGLDVAVKNDVRQFLRKLSNERCVTLMMASHDIGDIDEICDRLVMMERGRIVYDGSLEAVRARFGHEHLIELVFSTAVPDAVLTARGLLASYPNVSLVADGAYRLQIQFDSRLVSSARLIHVLLPVFPVKDLRLGGPDTEGVIRRLYKGELKYEDG; encoded by the coding sequence ATGATCGAGGTAACGGATCTGGTCCGTGTGTATCGGGTGCCGAACAAGGCTCCAGGTCTTGCGGGTGCCATGGGCCACGTCGTGCGCCCGCGATGGCGCGACATCGTGGCCCTGCATGGCGTCAGTCTACGGGTGGAGGCTGGGGAGCGCATCGCATTCGTGGGCCCCAATGGTGCTGGCAAATCGACGACTCTGAAAATTCTGACCGGTGTGTTGACTCCGACGTCTGGAAGCGTGCACGTGGACGGCCTCGTTCCCTGGCGCGACCGGATCGAGAACAATCGTCAGATAGGGGCGATATTTGGCCACCGCACGCAGCTCTGGTGGGACCTTCCGGTCATCGAGTCTCTGGAGACGATTCGTCGGCTGTACGGGGTCGACCGGGCGGCCTTCGAGCACACTATGGATCGTCTGGTCTCTGTCCTTGAGATCGGAGGTTTACTCGAAAGACCAGCCCGTCAGCTCTCTCTTGGCGAGCGGATGCGCTGCGACCTCGCGGCAGCATTGTTGCACGAACCTCCCATCCTTTATCTGGACGAGCCCACCATTGGTCTCGACGTCGCCGTCAAAAACGACGTACGGCAGTTTCTTCGAAAACTGAGTAATGAGAGGTGCGTCACACTTATGATGGCCTCGCATGACATCGGTGATATCGACGAAATATGTGACCGCCTAGTCATGATGGAACGTGGGCGAATCGTCTATGACGGGAGCCTGGAGGCGGTGCGGGCGCGCTTTGGGCACGAACATCTGATCGAGTTGGTGTTTTCCACGGCGGTGCCCGACGCCGTTCTCACCGCTCGTGGACTGCTGGCGTCGTACCCAAACGTCTCACTCGTCGCCGATGGGGCCTATCGCCTGCAGATCCAGTTTGATAGCCGACTGGTGAGCTCAGCGCGTCTGATTCATGTGCTGCTGCCGGTGTTCCCCGTGAAAGATCTGCGGCTGGGTGGGCCAGACACTGAAGGCGTAATCCGAAGATTGTATAAGGGCGAGTTGAAGTACGAGGACGGCTGA
- a CDS encoding helix-turn-helix domain-containing protein, protein MKTVEPSSGNVYEDLGRPDAEEMMMKAQLAVKIGEIITERQWSQQHAATILGLTQPKLSQMLRGQFRGISETKMLDGLARLGLDVQIIIGPARPTPNAHHKRVGIVFTA, encoded by the coding sequence ATGAAGACCGTCGAACCGAGCAGTGGGAACGTCTACGAAGACCTGGGTCGCCCGGATGCGGAAGAGATGATGATGAAAGCCCAGCTCGCCGTCAAGATTGGCGAGATTATCACGGAACGGCAATGGAGCCAACAGCATGCGGCGACCATTCTTGGCCTCACTCAGCCCAAGCTCTCGCAGATGCTGCGCGGTCAGTTCCGCGGCATAAGCGAGACGAAGATGCTGGATGGGCTGGCACGGCTGGGGCTTGATGTGCAAATCATTATTGGACCCGCGCGACCCACCCCCAACGCGCACCACAAACGCGTGGGAATCGTCTTCACGGCATAA